Proteins from a genomic interval of Euwallacea fornicatus isolate EFF26 chromosome 1, ASM4011564v1, whole genome shotgun sequence:
- the LOC136341734 gene encoding uncharacterized protein isoform X1 has protein sequence MADLDDTISDQHFCLRWNNFHSNITSQFEALRCNEDFTDVTIACDGQKLLAHKVVLSACSPYFKELFKTNPCSHPIVFMRDVEARHIIALMEFMYVGEVNVSQTHLSSFLKTAESLKIRGLTDTSSESDRMVEENSLYMKPQALRSFRNNILVNKNKPKSVQVLSTSTSSVTYSQDVPLDLPDLNVPNFSSQPPKKSKSETDFRLRKDDSMTLNPFAIQESRTAIDLMPKVELPDYISDEDNEQDGNDSSGNFYDRNRSGVGSDGIDVSAQDSSFNDTIGDIASPGFRLKRRRMSEHWSPYSLHQYGQNIGIPFNEMSHRLFDKREPDRRNKLIKLGDGIEICEEQLRSIKGTDYRKLTRGLATILFSPAELATCSVTGQRWSRAGNGERPVKPALDRAKVQAIISYVAARFPMVEISRIKQVLAYKCKENSTAFKMKAVRYYEHNDQHGS, from the exons ATGGCTGATTTGGATGATACAATATCCGAtcaacatttttgtttaagatgGAATAACTTTCATTCAAATATCACATCTCAGTTTGAAGCACTTCGGTGCAATGAGGATTTCACTGATGTTACTATAGCATGTGATGGCCAAAAACTAttagctcataaagtagtcCTTTCAGCATGTAGTCCATATTTCAAAGAGCTCTTTAAG ACTAACCCTTGCTCACATCCAATTGTCTTCATGAGAGATGTAGAGGCACGCCACATCATAGCCTTAATGGAATTTATGTATGTGGGTGAAGTGAATGTGTCTCAAACTCATTTGTCGTCATTTCTTAAGACGGCtgaatcattaaaaattcgagGCCTCACTGATACTTCGTCAGAATCCGATCGAATGGTTGAAGAGAATAGTTTGTATATGAAACCTCAAGCTTTAAGGTCTTTTAG GAATAATATTctagtcaataaaaataagcCAAAGAGTGTACAAGTATTGTCTACAAGTACAAGTAGCGTAACCTATAGTCAAGATGTGCCGTTAGATTTACCTGATTTAAATGTGCCAAATTTTTCTAGTCAACCACCAAAAAAGAGCAAATCTGAGACTGATTTTAG ATTAAGGAAAGATGATTCAATGACCCTAAACCCCTTTGCCATTCAAGAATCTAGAACTGCAATTGACTTAATGCCAAAAGTCGAATTACCAGATTATATTAGTGATGAGGATAATGAGCAGGATGGAAATGATAGCTCcggaaatttttatgatagAAATAGAAGTGGTGTTGGCTCAG ATGGTATTGATGTTTCCGCTCAAGATTCGAGTTTTAATGATACCATTGGTGATATTGCTTCACCGG GGTTTAGATTAAAGCGTCGAAGAATGTCTGAACACTGGTCACCCTATAGTTTACATCAATACGGTCAGAATATAGGTATTCCCTTCAATGAAATGTCTCATAGATTGTTCGATAAAAGAGAACCAGATAGACGAAACAAATTG ATTAAGCTTGGTGATGGTATCGAGATTTGCGAAGAACAGCTGCGCAGCATAAAAGGAACGGATTACAGAAAATTGACTCGAGGCCTGGCTACCATACTTTTTAGCCCTGCGGAATTGGCAACTTGCTCCGTTACTGGGCAAAGATGGAGTCGTGCTGGAAATGGCGAAAGACCTGTAAAGCCCGCTTTGGATCGAGCCAAAGTTCAGGCAATTATAT CATATGTTGCGGCCAGATTCCCTATGGTGGAAATCAGTAGAATAAAACAAGTGTTGGCCTATAAATGTAAAGAAAATTCTACAGCGTTTAAGATGAAAGCAGTCCGATATTATGAGCATAA TGATCAGCATGGCAGTTAG
- the LOC136341734 gene encoding protein tramtrack, alpha isoform-like isoform X2, whose amino-acid sequence MADLDDTISDQHFCLRWNNFHSNITSQFEALRCNEDFTDVTIACDGQKLLAHKVVLSACSPYFKELFKTNPCSHPIVFMRDVEARHIIALMEFMYVGEVNVSQTHLSSFLKTAESLKIRGLTDTSSESDRMVEENSLYMKPQALRSFRNNILVNKNKPKSVQVLSTSTSSVTYSQDVPLDLPDLNVPNFSSQPPKKSKSETDFRKDDSMTLNPFAIQESRTAIDLMPKVELPDYISDEDNEQDGNDSSGNFYDRNRSGVGSDGIDVSAQDSSFNDTIGDIASPGFRLKRRRMSEHWSPYSLHQYGQNIGIPFNEMSHRLFDKREPDRRNKLIKLGDGIEICEEQLRSIKGTDYRKLTRGLATILFSPAELATCSVTGQRWSRAGNGERPVKPALDRAKVQAIISYVAARFPMVEISRIKQVLAYKCKENSTAFKMKAVRYYEHNDQHGS is encoded by the exons ATGGCTGATTTGGATGATACAATATCCGAtcaacatttttgtttaagatgGAATAACTTTCATTCAAATATCACATCTCAGTTTGAAGCACTTCGGTGCAATGAGGATTTCACTGATGTTACTATAGCATGTGATGGCCAAAAACTAttagctcataaagtagtcCTTTCAGCATGTAGTCCATATTTCAAAGAGCTCTTTAAG ACTAACCCTTGCTCACATCCAATTGTCTTCATGAGAGATGTAGAGGCACGCCACATCATAGCCTTAATGGAATTTATGTATGTGGGTGAAGTGAATGTGTCTCAAACTCATTTGTCGTCATTTCTTAAGACGGCtgaatcattaaaaattcgagGCCTCACTGATACTTCGTCAGAATCCGATCGAATGGTTGAAGAGAATAGTTTGTATATGAAACCTCAAGCTTTAAGGTCTTTTAG GAATAATATTctagtcaataaaaataagcCAAAGAGTGTACAAGTATTGTCTACAAGTACAAGTAGCGTAACCTATAGTCAAGATGTGCCGTTAGATTTACCTGATTTAAATGTGCCAAATTTTTCTAGTCAACCACCAAAAAAGAGCAAATCTGAGACTGATTTTAG GAAAGATGATTCAATGACCCTAAACCCCTTTGCCATTCAAGAATCTAGAACTGCAATTGACTTAATGCCAAAAGTCGAATTACCAGATTATATTAGTGATGAGGATAATGAGCAGGATGGAAATGATAGCTCcggaaatttttatgatagAAATAGAAGTGGTGTTGGCTCAG ATGGTATTGATGTTTCCGCTCAAGATTCGAGTTTTAATGATACCATTGGTGATATTGCTTCACCGG GGTTTAGATTAAAGCGTCGAAGAATGTCTGAACACTGGTCACCCTATAGTTTACATCAATACGGTCAGAATATAGGTATTCCCTTCAATGAAATGTCTCATAGATTGTTCGATAAAAGAGAACCAGATAGACGAAACAAATTG ATTAAGCTTGGTGATGGTATCGAGATTTGCGAAGAACAGCTGCGCAGCATAAAAGGAACGGATTACAGAAAATTGACTCGAGGCCTGGCTACCATACTTTTTAGCCCTGCGGAATTGGCAACTTGCTCCGTTACTGGGCAAAGATGGAGTCGTGCTGGAAATGGCGAAAGACCTGTAAAGCCCGCTTTGGATCGAGCCAAAGTTCAGGCAATTATAT CATATGTTGCGGCCAGATTCCCTATGGTGGAAATCAGTAGAATAAAACAAGTGTTGGCCTATAAATGTAAAGAAAATTCTACAGCGTTTAAGATGAAAGCAGTCCGATATTATGAGCATAA TGATCAGCATGGCAGTTAG